The Apostichopus japonicus isolate 1M-3 chromosome 1, ASM3797524v1, whole genome shotgun sequence DNA segment GGCTTTTCATAGCTGTTGATAGCTGTTGATAGTTGTTGATCGTTGTTGATcgttgttgattgttgttgatgacagttatctctatcacacaaTGACATGTTGGGGCTTTCTCTCGTTGAAAGCCGATTTGATAAAAATCTTCCATTTACTTCTCTCAATTGGAATGACTTTACATAGTTGATGATAATTGTTGATagttgttgattgttgttgataGTTGTTGATGGTTGTTGATCATTTCCTTTACAATGCAATACAGCCAGTTAATGATAAATATgtgaaaacaacattttttgatatttattgaaatatttggaaaGCAGATGTCATACGGAACCCTGGGGCCGATCTAGGATTTCAAAAGGAGACATGTGTGGCCCCAGGTCTGTTTCTtggaataaattaaaaatttcagAGTGTAACAATTTTTTGCATAATGATGGTCGGGATTTTTGTCTACGTTAATTTCCGTACCAACCGGCCAAAGAAAGTAGCTGTCGACAGTGGTCCGAGCCAGACTCATAAAGGACATCAAAAATTCATTGTGGTTCTATAAAGACCATTCGCAATGAGTGCCGAAAACCTTTACAGATCAAGGGATCCATGCACTTTTTACTATAAAGGCCAGGTCTTCAAAATCTGGCTACTTACTGGCTCAAATGCAATGGATTTCGTTGTTCGCCAGTAGCAAAAAaataggagggggggggaagggggtgccTTCATTCCGTCAGTAGAAGCATATTGCTTAATTGTATGAATTTATGAAATTCAGAGAAAATGACAGTaggaaatttgatatttttagaAAGTAGATTTCTTTTATACAGGCACAGGGCACTTTTCAGCAGCCTTGGAGAAGgctaacattttattaaattaagGCTCGAAGTTAATATCTCTTTGGAAATTCACCGACAGCAATCATCAATAAGAGATCATCAATAAGAGTGTTTCACAGACATCTCACCTTCCAATCTCTCTTTCTCCGTCTGTTCTCTGAGCTCAAAGAACGCTTCGTAACCGTTGTGGTCCGAGTAATTCATGTCCGTCCCCGGGATCTTCCTACTCAGCGCGACCCTGGCCTCCGTACAGTTCACCGTCCTGTTCCTGCCGGCTTTGTACAATATGAAATCGATCCGGATGCCGTTCGGGAAGATAGGATAGTGGAGATGGCCCAGGTCCGTGTGAGAGTTCTCTCTGGTCTCTATCGTGTTGCCCATCGCCTCCTGTCGAGAGAAACGGACAGAAATACTCGTTTAAATGCAATTTTGTCGTTATTGAGATCACCCCTCGGCTCTATATCGTGTTAGAGGTGTGCATGTGGGTTGTCGACTTTGAATGAATAACAAGTTTCGGTTTCGGATAGTATTAGCAGGGACATAAGTATTACaatgttgtgtaaaagtaagttggcctgacgtttcgatcctagcaggatcttctttgaacaaaggcttttttttttttttttttttttttttaggatcaaaacgtcaggccaacttacttttacacattctcctacacaggctctctagtggataagcagtttgctatcacttttattttattttgattttactACAATGTTGACGGAAATAGGGAAGGGCAAAAGGGGAGAGATTGAATGGGAAATTACAGTGGTCTTATCAGATGTCAATTCCCGCccacaacccccctcccccctaaacACCTGCCACCGAAATACTGCAGACCTCTTAAATACATGCAGGATTAAAAAACACATGTAAGCAAAATGGAGGAAAGCTTACAGATAAGATGTCAAACTTTTCGTCTTTGTTAAGCCTCGTCTCCCAGGAATCGAGAACGTCGCTGTTCTTGTGGATGACTTTGAAGGACAAGGAATGCGGCTCGGAGTTGAGGTCGCCCATCACCAGGACCAGGTCAGCATCTGCCGACGTCTGGCGGGCGTATTCGCTGAGCTCGTAGCTCTGTGTGATTCGGTGACTAGAATACTGGTCTTTGGCTGGTTGATGGGATGGTGCGTACATAGCGTGCATCTACAGGGAAAGGAGAGGAATTGATTCAGAAAGATGGCTATGGTATATAGGAATATATCCCACTTAGTGGATATAGCCAAATCCATGGATATATTCTACTTACTGTAGTTGGTATTCTTATTGCTTACTCTAGCTTCCACACAAAGAATATATCCGAATTGGTGGTTACTGTATATTCAAATTCATGGATATATTCTATTTAGTTGTTATTCTTATTGCTTAAACTCTAGCTTCCACACATTGAATATATCCGAATTGGTGGTTATATTCAAATTCATGGATATATTCTATTTAGTTGGTATTCTTATTGCTTAAACTCTAGCTTCCACACAAAGAATATATCCGAATTGGTGGTTATATTCAAATTCATGGATATATTCTATTTAGTTGTTATTCTTATTGCTTAAACTCTAGCTTCCACACAAAGAATATATCCGAATTGGTGGTTATATTCAAATTCATGGATATATTCTATTTAGTTGTTATTCTTATTGCTTACTCTAGCTTCCACACAAAGAATATATCCGAATTGGTGGATATACAGTAGCCAAATTCATGGATGTATTCTACTTAGTTGGTATTCTTATTGCTTACTCTAGCTTCCACACATTGAATATATCCGAATTGGTGGTTATATTCAAATTCATGGATATATTCTATTTAGTTGGTATTCTTATTGCTTACTCTTCTACACAAAGAATATATTCGACTTGGTATATAACCAGAGtcatgtatatacagtattctACTAGATTGATATTCTTATTGCCTTCTCTCTCACACAAATGGACATTTCCAATGTAAGATTAAACAATTAGGTCTGTACTTCGAAAGTGTTTGAAACTACTGTACTATTAAATTGTAAAACTGCTTGCTAAGCATGGTCTATCATGCGGCAAAGGTTCCTTCCTGTCCAATGCATGAATCTACCATTGTTGTGGTCTCCATGGTAATAAGTATCAATACTGTACGCCTCCCTTATTTACACTGACATAACCATGGCTAGCTGTGTAATAGTTGTGCTATGGACTATATAACTACATGGTTAGTGCACAATATTGTCATGTACAGACGATCTAACCATACTGCATAACCCAAACTTATCTACTTAATAAATAATACATTCCAAGTTCCAACACCACCAGTGTTCCTTAAACTTCCTTTTAATTACATACATATTGAACAGTATTAACATGTAGTGTACACTTGCTGATAGTTGCctaaactgtacatatatattgtacagtacatacatgtgtatattTGCTGATAGCTACCTATACatacattgtacagtacatacatgtgtttATTTGCTGATAGCTAcagtatatttttatatattgtacagtacatacacagTGTATATTTGCTGATAGCTAcagaatattttttatatatattgtacagtatacatacagtattgtatatTTGTTGATACTGTAGCTgcctatatatattgtacagtatactgtatacatactgcATATTTGCTGATAGCTGCCTATACTGTACACAGACTAGTACTTACATGTGTAGTGTATATTTGCTGATAGCTACAGGtctatatattgtacagtacatacatactgCATATTTGCTGATAGCTGTCTATATTGTTCAGTACATACATAGTACATATTTGCTGATagatgtatactgtacacattaCTTACATGTGTAGTGTATATTTGCTGATAGCTAcctatatattgtacagtacatacatagtGCATATTTGCTGATAGCTGTCtattttgtacagtacatacatagtACATATTTGCTGATAGATACATATACTGTGTACACATTACTTACATGCGTAGTGTATATTTGCTGATAGCTACCTATACATAttttacagtacatacatactgCATTTTTGCTGATAGCTGCCTATACATATACTGAACACAGTACTTACATGTGTAGTGTATATTTGTATCCTGTACTCATCCTTCTGTATAACACACATGCCAACGAGTTTACCGCCGTACCAATCGCAGTGATCTAACCGGTGGGGGAATCCATTTAGCGTAAATTTAGAGTAACCTACGTCGACGATCGGCCAACGAGAGAAGACGCAACATCCACTTCCAATCATTCCCCTGtgaaaccaaaaaaatacaaattaataacatcagggatgagcctggggtaaaaataATCacggagcctataccgcaaaaattgcggtaaaggctccagtttgcgtatgctacagtgtgttaggataatagctTTTTGtgcccgaggtagaaaagaaatcacagatattccgcAAATTCGCATAAAAAGGTCATGCCTGTAACATGAACAGATCGACTGCGGAAAATAGTTGTTCCGTGCATGAGTACAGTACCTATATTCCAGGATCTGAAAAACTTTATAGCTCTACATGGAGCCCTTCTATTCACAAACCCTTGAGTGAGATGGACGTTTTAAACCAGCCTATACTGTATAAGGGCCAAATGTCATGTAGGTTTCAGGTAGGATAGGGGccggggagggtggggggatggggtgtACTAAAGAAATGAGAACATGTTTAGTGTGCACATTAAAACATGCTG contains these protein-coding regions:
- the LOC139969973 gene encoding putative neutral sphingomyelinase → MPEPLQVKALTLNCWGLWMISQKRRERIEALAVELKKGRWDIVSIEELWVRDDFEHIKQACEDVLPYAHDFAGGMIGSGCCVFSRWPIVDVGYSKFTLNGFPHRLDHCDWYGGKLVGMCVIQKDEYRIQIYTTHMHAMYAPSHQPAKDQYSSHRITQSYELSEYARQTSADADLVLVMGDLNSEPHSLSFKVIHKNSDVLDSWETRLNKDEKFDILSEAMGNTIETRENSHTDLGHLHYPIFPNGIRIDFILYKAGRNRTVNCTEARVALSRKIPGTDMNYSDHNGYEAFFELREQTEKERLEELSKDEDLESKINVLNDLYQKIHTARIQGHASKKFNIAAFLVGFFLLLMIFISAFWDTSTLRGVMASILVSMGWFYSAYRLIFVFGTVNTLRNVEDSIYLRREHFLRRAEELKAKSRFPTYDLKTEPIIAEDV